ACGAGGTGATGAAGCTTTCGGTCGACTTCGGGGATCAGAAGCGGCAGGTGCTTGCGGGCCTCAAGAAGGAGCGGGAGGACCCTAGCGGGCTCGTGGGAAAGCAAGCGCTCTTCGTCGTGAATCTGAAACCCCGCCGCATGCGGGGCGAGCGATCCGAAGCGATGCTGTTCGACATCGGGTACGCGGACGGAATTCGCCCGCGGCTCGCCGTTCCGGAAGAAGCCGTTCCCAACGGAGCGCGCGCCGGGTGAGACCCTGCTATTGCTGCTTCGGTTTCGCGCTCCGTTCCGACGAACCGCTCCGTGAGTAACCCGAGGGTGTGGCGACCGCGCCCGACGAGCTCCCATCGGAGCTTCCGACCGAGCCGCCGCCGTCCGAGCCGTCGCGCCATTTCGCACGACGCCCCCCCTCGGAAGGTTCCCGGCGGCTCACTCGGGTGTACCCGCGGCCCTCGACGACCCGTCCTATCGAGACCCCCGGCGATGAGACCGGCGGAACGACGTAGATCGGATCGTAGGGAGCGTACCAGTAGTAATAGCCGAATGGAGCGTAGTAATAGGGGTAGGCCCACGGGCCGGCAAAATACGGGTCATAGTACGGGTCGAAGAGCGGGGTCGCACCGCCCGGGGCACTCCGACGTACCTCGAACCGGTCGGGGTAGGACAGCGCGATCATCAGATCGATGAGGGCGGGAGACACTCCGGCTTCGTCGAGCCGAACCAGTTCGTCGGAGTTCAGAGCGAAGCCGCTGCCGATCTCGGTGATTGCTGCCTCCACCGCCGCCGTAGCCACGTAGCGGTCCGCCTCGATGACGTCTTTCGTAGACAGCGCCCCTCCCGCGGCCATACGCGCGCGGGCTGCGTCGCGCAACGTCTCCATGGGGAGTCCTGTCAGCTCCATGGTCTCGTCCTCGCCCGCGGGCAGGTATCGACGAACGAGCACGGCTCGAGCCTCACCTGACTCGACCGACTCGATCTCGATCCAGCGGGACCCGACGAACAGGCTGATACCCGACAGAGTTCGTCTCCGGCCTTCTTCACAGGTGATCTCCGACAGCGTGAAAAGCCGTCGGCCGTCAGCCGACCACTGCAGGGATTGCCATCCCGTGCAGTTTCCTTCCTCGATGGTACGCCGCTCGCCATCGGCGATCTGAATCCTCTCGAGAAAAGCGACCCCCTGCTGGAAGGCGGTAACCCGCACGCCGCCGGAATCGGGCACCAGACAGACGCGGCCAATGGGTGTCACCGGTGTTTCGGGAACGAGCTCCTCGTCAGGGAGCCCGAGCACCGGCTCGCGACTTTCGTCCTCGATCAATCGGAAGCAGCCGAGCCAGGGCGTCCATTTCGAGTCGACGTCCTGGGAGGGGATTAGCGTGGCCCATAACATCAAGGCGATCATGGCGTCCCTCCTTCGGTCTTCAGAAATTGAAGTTGATGCCGACGCTGGTTCGCAGCCCGGAAAGGTCGATCGGCTCGAATCCAATGAAGTCAGCATCGAGCTCCGCGTCCGACCAGAGATAGCGTCCCTCGAACGCGAGATAGATACGGGGTGCGAGGCGCACTTCGGCGCCACCGAAAACATGTGCTTCGAGGCCGAAACCATCGGAGCCCAGTTGCGTGGAAAAAATCGCGAGATCGGTGAAATCGACGAAGTCGCCGAACTGCTCGAGCTTGTACCAGAGAAACCCGCCGCCGCCGCCCACATAAGGTCGCACCGCGGCGGGGACGAAGGCGTAGCGGCTGACCTCGCGACCTCGCGGTGCGAGATAGAGCTTGAGACTGCCCATGATGGGCACCGTCGTCAACTCCGTTTGTTGGGTAATCGGAAGATCGTTGTCCTCGACCAGATCGCGATACTCGGAGGCGATCTTGGCCCGATTGAAATCGAATCCGACGACGGCGTCCAAACGCGGGTGGATGGCGAATGCGACGTCCGCTCCGAACAACGGCGCGTCGAAGTCGCTGGACTCGACGGTGAGCAGGTCCCCGAAGAATGAGTAGATGTCACTACCCGTCGAGGCGAAGAGCCATCCGCCGCGAAGCGAGAAGGAGCCACGGGGCGCACTGAAGAGGAAGTCCGCCTCTTGTGCCGCCGACGGGCCAGCTGTCAGCACCAGGAACGCGACCAGCCCGGCGGGGCGCGGACGCCGGGTTCTCATAGGCCATTGTGCACCTTTCGCCGACGAGATGCCAAATTCCCGTGGCGTCCGCTCGACCGCAAGCGCAACTCCCCAAGCCGCGGCACCGTCGATCGAGCGCGACGGGCTCACGCCGCGCTGGGACTGGGCAGAAATTTCTCCAGTACGTCGGGCTTGGCGACGT
This DNA window, taken from Vicinamibacteria bacterium, encodes the following:
- a CDS encoding tRNA-binding protein produces the protein MKPAPIKSMITVRDLEKVDIRVGTIESVEQIEGADEVMKLSVDFGDQKRQVLAGLKKEREDPSGLVGKQALFVVNLKPRRMRGERSEAMLFDIGYADGIRPRLAVPEEAVPNGARAG